The sequence CGCCATCTGGCGGAAGCGGCGGCAAGCGGCACAGAAGGAGCCTGACCGCCGGCGACTGCGCCAACGACAACGGAACTGGAGCGATGCCGAGCACAAGCACGGCCTCCCAGATCTGAAGGAAGCGCCCAAGCAAAGCCTCCATTTCGATATTCACGAGCGATGATCATCGAGCAGGCGTTTCAGCCGCCGCTGCCTGCCCACATCCTCGGTCTTGGCCCACTGATTTGGCAACTGACCGGCATCCATCACGAGGTCACACAGCCGAACGCCATGCCGACCACGATCCTACTCCGGGCAGAAGAACCGTGGATCACAAACGCTGTGGTACCCAGACCGACTTTGTGCGGCGCCCGCATCGGGCCGAATATCGCCGCAGACCTTCCTGCGCGACGGATCCCGCAGCTGTCACACAAGCCTCGCCCCCGGAACATGAGCCGGCCGGGGCAGCACCGCAGGTCCAACGAGCGACCGATTCCTCCCGCCCAACCGCCCGACCCAGCCGGCAGCAGCCACCCTCGGTGGCGCTCTTCTGGCAGCCGCTTCATCTCCACGCCGTGTTGGCTCAACTGATCACTGTTCTCACCGGTCACAACGCCGCCCAGGGGGTCCGGGATCCACAAAGCACATCGCCGCAAAGCACGCATGGACGACGTCCCTCGCCCGCTCCGAACTCGGAGCCTCAAAGCGGCAAACATGGCTCTCCAACGAAACGCAAGCGGCAACAACTTCGGTGCGTCTTCCCTTCGCCTCCGACACCCGGGCGGCAACGGCCCCCTCACCTCCCTTCTGCGGTCCCACTAGCCACAGACCCGGCACTCGCCATTCGCGGCGGCACGTTTCCGGAAGAAGCATTGACGGGGACTGTCGAGAACCTAGAATGCCTGCGGTGACCCGGCCGGTACGCCAGTGCCCCGCCGAAAGGAGTCATCCGCCAGCTCCATTCGTGTGCGGTGCGCGCGGTCGCTTCAGACCCCGCCGGCCTCGGGCCCTGCGGTCAATCAACGGAGAGCCATGCGGCAGGCCCCTGCACCGCGCGCCGAAGCGGAGCAACCGGCATGAGGGGTAGCTGGAGCGGCGCGGACTCGGCCGTAGTGCTTGTCTATTTCACCGCGACGCTCACGATCGGATTGGCGCTGGGACGGACCAATCGGACCGCCGAAGGCTTCACGGTGGGAGAGCGGTCGCTGCCGGGGTGGGTGTGTGGTCTCTCGATCTTCGCGACCTTTCTCAGCAGCATCAGTTTTCTCGCAATTCCCGGTGGCGCATTCGCCCGAGACTGGAGCTGGTTCGTCTTCTCGCTCACGCTGCCGCCGGTGACCTGGCTGGCGGTGCGCGTTTTCCTCCCGCTGTATCGGCGCAGCGGCGAAATCTCCGCTTACGCGCTGCTCGAACGGCGGTTCGGCCCCTGGGCCCGGTGGTATGCGGACACCTTTTATCTTCTCACCCAGCTGGCGCGAATGGGCACCGTGCTCTATTTGATGGCGATGTCCGCAGCCATGCTGGCCGATTGGGACATCCGCACAGTCATTCTCGCCACCGGCGGAATTGTCACCGCCTACGCATTTGTGGGCGGTCTGGTCGCCGTGGTCTGGACCGATGCGCTGCAGGCGCTGGTCTTGATCGTCGGCGCGCTCGTCGCACTCATCCTGCTGCTGACAGACCTGCCGGAGGGCCCTGCCCAAGTGCTGCGCCACGCGCTGGCGCACCGCAAGCTCTCCCTTGGCAGCCTCGACCCCAGCACGTGGTCCGCCCCGACGTTCTGGGTCGTTCTGCTGCACGGGCTGGCGATCAATCTGCAAAATTTCGGCATCGACCAGAACTACGTGCAACGTTACCTCGCCCCCCGGTCCGACCGTGAGGCTCGTCGCGGGGTGTGGCTCGGCGGGCTGCTCTATGTGCCGGTGAGCGCCACGCTACTGTTGATCGGCACCTCCCTGCACGCGTGGTACCACGCACACCCCGCCGAGCTTGCCGGGCTTCGCGCCGCAACCGCAGCCCAGCGCGCAGCCTCAACCGCAGAACCCATCGACCCCGCGCAGCTCGACGATGTCGACCTGGGTGATCGCGCATTTCCGCATTTCATCGCCACCCGGCTGCCGCACGGGCTTGCCGGCCTGCTCGTCGCCGCCATCCTGGCCGCCGGTATGAGCACCGTGTCGACCTCGCTCAACTCGTCCGCCACGTTGCTGGTGACCGATCTCTATCAGCGGCTCCTGCGGCCCAACGCCGACGACCCGGCCCGCCTGCGGACGCTGCACGCGGCCACGCTGGCCGTCGGTACCCTCGGCACCGGCGCCGCGCTGCTGATGGTCAACGCTCGCGGCGCGCTCGATGCGTGGTGGAAACTCGCCAGCGCGTTCAGCGGCGGCCTCGGCGGCCTGTTTCTGTTGGGCGTGCTCTCCCGCCGGGCGGGCTCCCGCAGCGCGGCCGCGGCGGTCGCGCTGGGCGTGCTCGCGATCGCGTGGATGACATGGTCGCCCACCTGGCCAGAACCGCTCGCCCGCTGGCGCTCGCCGCTCCATCCCTACCTCACCGTCGCGGTCGCGACCGCGGTGATTCTGATCTTCGGCATGCTGTTCGGCCGCTTCGAGTCGCGCCCTCGCACAGCTAGCTCAACCCGGGGGGACCCGCCTTGATCACTGCTACGCCCGCGCTCGAAAACGTCTCCGCGCCGTCCCGGGCGCCAGAAGCCATGGCCAGCCCGCCTCGCGCGCGCCGTCTCGCGCGCTTCGCTGGCCTTTCCGCGTTCGCGGTGACGGCACACTCTTCGCCGCTGGCCACCAACGAGTTCATTTTCCAGAGCGCGCCGTTTCGATCTTGCCACGCGTCCACGATCGCCGAAGCTGCGGACGGGACGCTCGTTGCCGCATGGTTCGGCGGCACTCATGAAGGCCATCCGGACGTGAGGATCTGGGTTTCGCGGCACACCGGTGACGGTTGGACCGTCCCGGTCGCCGTCGCCGACGGGCGGCAGCCGGACGGTTCTCGCCATCCCTGCTGGAATCCCGTGTTGCACCCCACCCGCGAGGGCACGCTCCTTCTTCTGTACAAGGTTGGCCCCGACTGTGCACGCTGGTGGGGCATGCGCCGCGTTTCGCACGACGGTGGCCGCACCTGGTCCGAGGCGGTTCGGCTGCCCGACGGCGTGATCGGGCCCGTCAAAAACAAGCCCGTGCGGCTGCCTGACAGCTCGCTGCTGGCCGGCTCGAGCA is a genomic window of Kiritimatiellia bacterium containing:
- a CDS encoding sodium:solute symporter encodes the protein MRGSWSGADSAVVLVYFTATLTIGLALGRTNRTAEGFTVGERSLPGWVCGLSIFATFLSSISFLAIPGGAFARDWSWFVFSLTLPPVTWLAVRVFLPLYRRSGEISAYALLERRFGPWARWYADTFYLLTQLARMGTVLYLMAMSAAMLADWDIRTVILATGGIVTAYAFVGGLVAVVWTDALQALVLIVGALVALILLLTDLPEGPAQVLRHALAHRKLSLGSLDPSTWSAPTFWVVLLHGLAINLQNFGIDQNYVQRYLAPRSDREARRGVWLGGLLYVPVSATLLLIGTSLHAWYHAHPAELAGLRAATAAQRAASTAEPIDPAQLDDVDLGDRAFPHFIATRLPHGLAGLLVAAILAAGMSTVSTSLNSSATLLVTDLYQRLLRPNADDPARLRTLHAATLAVGTLGTGAALLMVNARGALDAWWKLASAFSGGLGGLFLLGVLSRRAGSRSAAAAVALGVLAIAWMTWSPTWPEPLARWRSPLHPYLTVAVATAVILIFGMLFGRFESRPRTASSTRGDPP